A window from Flavobacterium sp. 83 encodes these proteins:
- a CDS encoding HEPN domain-containing protein gives MQSFRTEIEDPIVQKEIIDLEKKIHSFRSGQIDDERFRSLRLARGIYGQRQEGVQMIRIKLPYGKVTSEQLKRITEVSDKYSTGRLHITTRQDIQIHYVSLDRTPELWSELAKDDITLREACGNTVRNITGSELAGVDVDEPFDVSPYAHGLFQYLLRNPICQEMGRKFKISFSSSDKDTALSYLHDLGFIPKIVNGEKGFKIMFAGGLGSQPSHAELLSEFVPVNQIIPTAEGIIRVFDRYGERAKRLKARMKFLIKDLGRDEFLRLVDEEKKALPFHTYEIDTTAFEGPITEPLLAVPSVTIGDVEAFEAWKKSNVIAQKQTGYVAIGVKVLLGDFYTDKARLLADLIKNYGANELRFSLRQNIVLRNIKEENLAFFYQELAKLDFVALGYDTIGDITACPGTDTCNLGIASSTGIADELERVLKTEYPQYSNNQEITIKISGCMNACGQHNMSEIGFQGMSINAGKLVAPALQVLLGGGNLGNGVGRFSDKVIKIPSRRGPDALRFILNDFDANGNGQSFLNYYDAKGEKYFYEFLKPLADLTNLTEADFVDWGNADNYVKAVGVGECAGVVIDLVATLIFEAKDKMIFAQEAFEEAKWSDAIYLAYAGFVNGAKAILLAENQKTNHHAGIIDLFDTVFIESNKIELDSTFKELVYQIKANEPSEEFAKKYIQEGVAFFDKIEKYRAKDLADA, from the coding sequence ATGCAAAGTTTTAGAACCGAAATAGAAGATCCGATTGTTCAAAAAGAGATTATCGATTTAGAGAAAAAAATTCATTCATTCCGAAGTGGACAAATTGACGATGAGCGTTTTCGTAGTCTTCGTTTGGCACGTGGTATTTACGGTCAACGTCAAGAAGGCGTGCAAATGATTCGTATTAAATTGCCATACGGAAAAGTGACTAGCGAGCAATTGAAGAGAATTACTGAAGTGTCAGATAAATATTCTACGGGACGTTTACACATTACTACCCGTCAGGATATTCAAATTCACTATGTAAGTTTAGACAGAACACCGGAGCTTTGGTCTGAGTTAGCCAAAGATGATATCACTTTGCGAGAAGCTTGTGGAAACACAGTGCGTAATATTACTGGAAGCGAATTAGCCGGTGTAGATGTTGACGAACCATTTGATGTATCACCTTATGCACACGGTTTGTTTCAATATTTATTGCGTAACCCAATTTGTCAAGAAATGGGACGTAAATTCAAAATATCATTCTCCTCTTCTGATAAAGATACTGCTTTGAGTTATTTACACGATTTAGGATTTATTCCGAAAATTGTAAATGGTGAAAAAGGGTTCAAAATAATGTTTGCCGGTGGTTTAGGTTCTCAACCAAGTCACGCTGAATTGCTTTCAGAATTTGTACCGGTGAATCAAATTATCCCTACAGCAGAAGGTATAATTAGAGTTTTTGACCGTTATGGCGAAAGAGCAAAACGTTTGAAAGCACGTATGAAGTTTTTAATCAAAGACTTAGGGCGTGATGAATTTTTACGTTTGGTTGACGAAGAGAAAAAAGCCTTGCCTTTTCATACTTACGAAATTGACACTACCGCTTTTGAAGGACCAATTACAGAACCTTTGTTAGCAGTGCCATCAGTAACGATTGGTGATGTTGAAGCTTTTGAAGCTTGGAAAAAATCAAATGTGATTGCACAAAAACAAACAGGTTATGTGGCTATTGGTGTCAAAGTGCTTTTAGGAGATTTTTATACTGACAAAGCAAGATTATTAGCAGATTTGATTAAAAATTACGGGGCTAATGAGTTGCGTTTTTCATTAAGACAAAACATCGTTTTACGTAATATTAAAGAAGAAAATCTAGCGTTCTTTTACCAAGAATTAGCAAAATTGGATTTTGTTGCTTTAGGATATGACACTATCGGAGATATCACGGCTTGTCCGGGTACAGATACCTGTAATTTAGGTATAGCAAGTAGTACTGGTATTGCAGATGAATTAGAAAGAGTATTAAAAACAGAATACCCACAATACAGCAACAATCAAGAAATCACTATTAAAATTAGCGGTTGTATGAATGCTTGCGGGCAACATAATATGTCTGAAATTGGTTTCCAAGGAATGTCAATTAATGCAGGAAAACTAGTTGCTCCAGCACTTCAGGTATTGTTAGGTGGAGGAAATTTAGGAAATGGAGTAGGACGTTTTTCTGATAAAGTAATTAAAATCCCAAGTAGAAGAGGACCAGATGCGTTGCGTTTTATCTTAAATGATTTTGATGCCAATGGAAACGGACAATCATTCTTGAATTATTACGATGCCAAAGGAGAGAAATATTTCTATGAATTCTTGAAACCATTAGCTGATTTGACTAACCTGACTGAAGCTGATTTTGTAGATTGGGGTAATGCCGATAACTACGTAAAAGCAGTTGGAGTAGGAGAATGTGCGGGTGTTGTCATTGATTTAGTGGCTACTTTGATATTTGAGGCTAAAGATAAAATGATTTTCGCGCAAGAAGCTTTCGAAGAAGCAAAATGGTCGGATGCAATTTATTTGGCATATGCAGGTTTTGTAAATGGAGCGAAAGCAATATTATTGGCTGAAAACCAAAAAACAAATCACCACGCTGGAATTATCGACTTATTTGATACTGTTTTTATCGAAAGTAATAAAATCGAATTGGATTCAACTTTCAAAGAGTTAGTATATCAAATTAAAGCGAATGAGCCTTCTGAGGAATTTGCAAAAAAATACATTCAAGAAGGAGTTGCCTTTTTTGATAAAATAGAAAAATACAGAGCAAAAGATTTAGCTGATGCATAA
- the cysD gene encoding sulfate adenylyltransferase subunit CysD: MSSILKTNALESEAIYIFREVISQFDKPVLLFSGGKDSITLVRLAQKAFFPAKIPFPLLHVDTGHNFPETIAFRDKLVAELGLELIVRNVQDAIDEGKVVEESGKYSSRNSLQTTTLLDAIEEFKFDACIGGARRDEEKARAKERIFSVRDDFGQWDEKNQRPELFDLLNGKIENGQNVRVFPISNWTELDVWSYIEQEQIEIPSIYFSHKRKVFIRDGMIWSHSPFVFQEEDEEIEERIVRFRTVGDMSCTAAVDSYAATIQEVVGEIRSSTISERGARIDDKRSEAAMEKRKQQGYF, encoded by the coding sequence ATGAGTTCAATATTAAAAACAAACGCTTTAGAAAGCGAAGCGATATACATTTTTAGAGAAGTAATTTCTCAATTTGACAAACCGGTTTTGCTTTTCTCTGGTGGGAAAGATTCAATTACATTGGTACGTTTAGCCCAGAAAGCTTTTTTTCCTGCTAAAATTCCTTTTCCATTGTTGCACGTAGATACAGGACATAACTTTCCAGAAACTATTGCGTTTAGAGATAAATTAGTAGCTGAATTAGGATTGGAATTAATTGTTCGTAATGTTCAGGATGCTATTGACGAAGGGAAAGTTGTAGAAGAGTCTGGAAAATATTCAAGCAGAAACAGTTTGCAAACGACTACATTATTGGATGCTATCGAAGAATTCAAATTTGACGCTTGTATTGGTGGAGCTCGTAGAGATGAAGAAAAAGCAAGAGCCAAAGAACGTATTTTTTCTGTGCGTGATGATTTTGGACAATGGGATGAAAAAAATCAACGCCCGGAATTATTTGATTTATTGAACGGAAAAATTGAAAATGGTCAAAACGTACGTGTTTTTCCAATTTCGAACTGGACAGAGCTTGATGTTTGGAGCTATATCGAACAAGAGCAAATAGAAATTCCATCTATTTACTTTTCGCATAAGCGTAAAGTATTTATAAGAGATGGTATGATTTGGTCGCATTCTCCTTTCGTGTTTCAAGAAGAAGATGAGGAAATCGAAGAAAGAATTGTTCGTTTTAGAACGGTTGGAGATATGAGTTGTACTGCTGCGGTTGATTCATATGCAGCAACTATTCAAGAAGTGGTTGGTGAAATTAGATCTTCCACTATTTCTGAAAGAGGAGCCAGAATTGATGATAAACGTTCTGAAGCTGCAATGGAAAAAAGAAAACAACAAGGATACTTTTAG
- a CDS encoding phosphoadenylyl-sulfate reductase: MSAATVTSLLEKTANFSIEETFAFLANEYKDKVVFSTSFGQEDQVITALISKNDLPITIFTLDTGRLFQETYDVFHKTLKKYKIDIKTFFPEASAVEELLNTKGPNSFYESVENRKECCFIRKVVPLTKALKGNEIWITGLRAEQSENRNDLAAFEYDVHFNIIKFNPLLKWTLADVQKYIDDNNVPQNALHKKGFVSIGCAPCTRAIAEGEDIRAGRWSWESSHKECGLHQK, from the coding sequence ATGAGCGCAGCAACAGTAACTAGTTTATTAGAAAAAACAGCAAACTTCTCTATTGAGGAAACGTTTGCTTTTTTGGCTAATGAATACAAAGATAAAGTGGTTTTTTCAACCTCTTTTGGACAGGAAGACCAAGTGATTACGGCTTTAATTTCCAAAAATGATTTGCCTATTACCATTTTTACTTTGGATACAGGAAGATTATTTCAAGAGACTTATGATGTTTTTCATAAGACTTTGAAAAAGTATAAAATAGACATTAAGACCTTTTTTCCGGAAGCTAGTGCTGTGGAAGAATTATTAAATACAAAAGGTCCAAACAGTTTTTACGAATCAGTTGAGAATAGAAAAGAATGTTGTTTTATTCGTAAAGTAGTGCCGTTGACTAAAGCATTGAAAGGAAATGAAATTTGGATTACTGGCTTACGTGCGGAACAATCAGAAAACAGAAATGATTTGGCTGCTTTTGAATACGATGTTCATTTTAATATCATCAAATTCAATCCATTGTTGAAATGGACTTTGGCAGACGTTCAAAAATATATTGATGATAATAATGTGCCACAAAACGCTTTACACAAAAAAGGGTTTGTAAGCATTGGTTGTGCGCCTTGTACAAGAGCCATAGCCGAAGGTGAAGACATTAGAGCAGGAAGATGGTCGTGGGAATCGAGTCATAAAGAATGTGGTTTACACCAAAAATAA
- a CDS encoding sulfate adenylyltransferase subunit 1 has product MEVLKIATAGSVDDGKSTLIGRLLYDTKSLTTDKIEAIEKSSKQKGYDYLDFSLATDGLVAEREQGITIDVAHIYFSTAKKSYIIADTPGHVEYTRNMVTGASTSQVSIILIDARKGVIEQTYRHFFINNLLRVKDVIVAVNKMDLVDYSEEVYNKIKADFQALNAKSAFKEQNVSYIPLSAINGGNVADKSENMPWYTGQTVLEHLESLEPNDIYENGIARFPVQTVIRPKTEEYHDFRGYAGKLYGNNIKVGDAVTVLPSLTESTVTNIHFFDKQFDEATAGSSITIELDNDINVTRGDMIVKSNELPKIEKDITTTVCWMDSKKLVAGAKYYVQHNSNRVLAKIDSVKNVIATDYSGTTPATQLAINEIGEVTIKLSKAIYFDAYTDNKSNGAFILIDAATNTTAGVGFIK; this is encoded by the coding sequence ATGGAAGTTTTAAAAATAGCAACAGCAGGAAGTGTAGATGACGGAAAAAGTACATTAATCGGGAGATTATTATACGATACAAAATCGTTGACTACAGATAAGATTGAAGCAATAGAAAAAAGCAGCAAGCAAAAAGGATACGATTACTTAGATTTCTCATTGGCTACCGATGGTTTGGTTGCTGAGAGAGAACAAGGAATCACGATTGATGTGGCTCACATTTATTTTTCGACTGCAAAGAAAAGTTACATCATTGCCGATACTCCAGGTCACGTTGAATATACACGTAACATGGTTACCGGAGCTTCAACTTCACAAGTTTCAATTATTTTGATTGATGCTCGTAAAGGAGTTATCGAGCAAACGTACCGTCACTTTTTTATCAATAATTTATTGAGAGTAAAAGATGTAATTGTTGCAGTAAACAAAATGGATTTAGTTGATTATTCAGAAGAAGTTTACAATAAAATTAAAGCAGACTTTCAGGCATTAAATGCAAAAAGCGCTTTCAAAGAACAGAATGTAAGTTATATTCCACTAAGTGCAATCAATGGTGGTAATGTTGCCGATAAATCAGAAAATATGCCTTGGTACACAGGACAGACGGTTTTGGAACATTTGGAATCATTGGAACCAAATGATATTTACGAAAACGGAATTGCACGTTTCCCTGTTCAAACAGTTATCAGACCAAAAACAGAGGAATATCACGATTTTAGAGGATATGCTGGGAAATTATACGGGAACAATATTAAAGTAGGAGATGCCGTTACGGTACTTCCTTCTTTAACAGAATCTACAGTAACAAATATTCACTTTTTTGATAAGCAATTTGATGAAGCTACGGCTGGTTCTTCTATCACTATAGAATTAGATAATGACATCAATGTTACAAGAGGTGATATGATTGTGAAATCTAATGAACTTCCTAAAATTGAAAAAGACATCACAACAACTGTTTGTTGGATGGACAGTAAAAAATTAGTGGCAGGTGCAAAATATTATGTACAGCACAATAGCAATCGAGTTTTGGCAAAAATTGATAGTGTGAAAAATGTAATTGCAACTGATTATTCTGGAACAACTCCAGCGACTCAATTAGCTATAAATGAAATTGGAGAAGTAACTATTAAATTGAGCAAAGCCATTTATTTTGATGCCTATACGGACAACAAATCAAACGGTGCTTTTATCTTAATAGATGCTGCAACCAATACAACAGCGGGAGTTGGTTTTATAAAATAA